The Apium graveolens cultivar Ventura chromosome 11, ASM990537v1, whole genome shotgun sequence genome has a window encoding:
- the LOC141695310 gene encoding uncharacterized protein LOC141695310 has product MNTRRGWSPPSNYDYRTSWYTPLVASIEHIFEVKKNIRLFRKPEALSSWQSKDKKKYCEYHESSGHNMHDCRHLKDEIEALIKEGYLGEWVVKEVRKHKDDRAKEEERRAPRGSNNDALEENKFVRDGSIQIIYGGDPGVECSNRALAKYAREARFRPLTDIHRVETRSPKVFKGESMDITFREADARWVHHPHNDALVISIQIGTKNVHRAFMDNGSSENILYYSTFKKMGLPDQDMSGEDSWVYGFSGAGVRVMGSIRLPCTLGESPLSVTKMLEFKVLNQESSHNMLLG; this is encoded by the coding sequence ATGAACACGAGGAGGGGATGGAGTCCTCCCTCAAACTATGACTATAGAACAAGCTGGTACACGCCTTTGGTCGCATCTATCGAGCATATCTTCGAGGTAAAGAAAAACATAAGGCTATTTAGAAAGCCTGAAGCTTTATCATCATGGCAAAGCAAAGACAAGAAAAAGTACTGTGAATACCATGAATCATCTGGACATAACATGCATGATTGTCGACATTTAAAAGATGAGATCGAAGCGCTTATCAAAGAAGGATACCTTGGCGAATGGGTAGTCAAGGAAGTAAGGAAGCACAAGGATGacagagcaaaggaagaagaaaggCGAGCCCCGCGGGGGTCGAACAATGATGCTCTGGAGGAAAATAAATTCGTTAGGGATGGAAGCATCCAAATAATCTATGGGGGAGATCCCGGGGTGGAATGTAGTAACCGAGCCTTGGCAAAATATGCTAGGGAAGCTCGGTTCAGACCTCTCACGGACATTCATAGGGTGGAAACTCGATCACCCAAAGTATTTAAGGGCGAGTCCATGGATATTACCTTCAGAGAAGCAGATGCCCGATGGGTGCATCACCCCCACAATGATGCGCTGGTTATTTCCATCCAGATCGGAACCAAAAACGTCCATAGGGCCTTCATGGATAATGGAAGCTCGGAAAATATCCTCTACTACAGCACCTTTAAGAAGATGGGGCTACCTGATCAGGATATGTCGGGGGAAGATTCGTGGGTCTATGGCTTTTCCGGCGCGGGAGTTAGAGTCATGGGATCGATTCGGCTGCCATGTACTTTGGGGGAAAGCCCGTTGTCGGTAACAAAGATGCTCGAGTTTAAGGTCCTGAATCAGGAATCGTCCCACAACATGTTGTTGGGATGA